GTAAAGATTATAAGCAATTAAATGAAGATGAAGCTGCGGTTTATGCCAGTACTGAGTCTAATGCTGCGAAAACAGAAGAGATAGAGCGTATAGAACGTGAGCGTTTTAAGTGGTTAGAATTCTATAAAGTAAATTTCAAGGGAGATTGGTATACGACCTTAATTGGTAATGTGAGTAATAAATCTTTAGTATTAAGAACAAACGCAGAGTTTGGTTTCTTGGGTAATTATAATAGTAGTGTTGGTGATGTACCTTTCGAACGTTTCTTTGTTGGTGGAGATGGTATGGGTAATTTTACTTTAGATGGGCGTGAAAATGTAGCGCTTAGAGGGTATGAGAATCAATCAATAACCCCTTATGTGACAGACAAGTTTTCGGATGCAACTGAGCAAGCTGGTGGACTTATCTATAATAAGTTCTCTATGGAACTTAGGTATCCTTTAACGCTTAAACCATCTGCTTCTATTTATGGTCTTGTATTTGCTGAAGGTGGAAATGCATTTTCTAGCTTTAAAGAATTTAACCCTTTTGAGATAAAAAGATCAGTAGGTGCTGGTTTGCGTATATTTATGCCTGCCTTTGGTTTATTAGGTATTGATTTTGGATATGGTTTTGATAGCGATTTAAACCCAGGTTCTGTAGGACCAAGCGGTTGGCAGACACACTTTATTATTGGTCAACAATTTTAAACAATGTAAAAATATTAAACACGTATTACTATCAAATTAATTAATAATAGTATTAATTTTGATAGTAATACGTGTTTTCTTTGTTATTGGTTAGATAAAAACTGTTTTTTGCAGTTAAATTGTAGAATTTAATAACATTCTTAAATAATTTAATTATTTTGGCACGGTATTTTCTATTATAGTAAATGTATACGAAATGAAAACAAAAGTTCTTTTAGTTATCAGTGCAATTTTGTGGTCCATAAATGGCTTCTCTCAAACACGTGGTGTGAGAATAGCATATATTGATATGGAGTACATTTTAGAAAATGTAGAAGAGTATAGAGAGGCAAACGAGCAATTGGATAGTAAAGTTCAGAAATGGAAGCTTGAAATAGAACAAGAAAAAAGTGCTGTTGATCAAATGAAAAAGGATTTGATGGCGGAAAAAGTTTTATTAACGGCAGAACTTATTGAAGAGCGCGAAGAAGAAATTAGCCTTCTTGAAAAGGAAATGTTCGATTACCAACAAGATAGATTTGGGCCAGGAGGAGATTTGTTTTTGTCAAAGCAGCGTTTAATACAGCCCATACAAGACCAGGTTTTTACGGAAGTACAGAAAATTGGTCAGAGTAAGAACTATGATATGATTTTTGATAAATCTGCAGATGTGGTTATGTTATATGCAGAGAAAAGATTAGATATTAGTGATTTGGTTTTGAAAGCTATCTCTAGAACACGTAAAGTTAGTGCTGCAAGAGAGAAGATCAATCAGCGCGATTTAGAGCCAGTAGAAAGAGAAATGACTGATGCTTATAAGGAAAGGCTAGAACAATCTAAAGATGCAGAGGAAACAAGAGAGAAACTTGCAACGGACAAGCGAGAAGAGCAGTTGAAATTACGTGAAGACCGTAAAAAAGCGTATGAAGCTAGACGCAAAAAGTTGCTAGAAGAACGTGAGGCAAAGAAAAAAGCGACTCAAGAAGAAGAAAAAGAAAATAATTAAAAATTTTAAACTCAAAAAGCTCCCAGGCGGGAATAAACCATTAATTTAACACTCAAAACAAGTAATTTGAAAATCATGAAACATTTAAAAGGAATAGTAGTAGCAGTAGTATTATTTGTAGGAGCTACAAGTTTTGTTAACGCGCAAAATAAAATGGCTCATATTAACGTAACAGAACTTATGTCTGCAATGCCAGAGATGAAATCTGCTGAAGCTGAACTTAAAAAGTTAGAGCAAACGTATGGTGCAGATATTCAAAGTTCAATGACTTCTTTACAAGGGAAATTTAAGCAGTACGAGAGTGAAGCTCCTAGTAAGTCAGATGAAGAAAATCAGAAAAGAACTGTAGAGCTACAAGAAGCTCAAAAAAATATTCAAAGTGCTCAACAAAAAGCGAGTCAAGAATTACAAACTAAGCAAGTTGCTTTGTTAGGCCCTATTTCTGATAAAGCTAAAGCAGCTATCGAGAAAGTAGCAGCTGCTCAAGGTGTAAACTATGTTTTAGATTCTTCTCAAGGTAGCGGTGTAATCGTAGCTAAAGGAACAGATTTATTACCATTAGTGAAAAAGGAATTAGGATTCTAATTCAATCTTGTATAAATTTAAAAGCCCACTTTATGTGGGCTTTTTTTATTTAAAATTATACATGTTTTTTTTTGAACGTGGTTTTTAATGTAACTTTAAACTATAATTATTCTTTGTTAGTCTTATGAATTTACAACCTATAGGTATTTTTGATTCTGGTGTTGGAGGAACGTCTATTTGGAAAGAAATACATAAATTATTACCTAATGAGGATACTATTTATTTAGCAGATAGTAAGAATGCACCTTATGGTGAAAAATCTGCTGATGAGATTTTAAACCTGAGCATAAAAAACACCGAATTTCTATTAAATCTAGGATGTAAAATTATCGTGATAGCTTGTAATACAGCTACGACAAACGCAATAGCTTACCTTAGAAAAACCTATGATATTCCGTTTATAGGGATTGAGCCTGCTATTAAACCAGCGGCACTTAATTCAAAATCTAAAACTATTGGGGTGTTGGCCACCAAAGGTACTTTGACCAGTGCCCTTTTTAATACAACATCAAAAAATTATTCAGAAGGTATTACTGTTATTGATCAAGATGGTGAAGGCTTAGTTCCGTTAATAGAGTCCGGTAAGGTTAATGGTGTTGAGGTAAGAAATCTTTTACTTAAATACTTAAACCCAATGATACACCAAGGAATAGATTATCTAGTTTTAGGCTGTACACATTACCCTTATTTAATTCCAGTAATTCAAGAAATAGTATCAGACAAGGTTACGATAATAGATTCTGGAGAAGCGGTTGCAAAACACACTAAAAGTATTCTAGAGAAATTTAAGCTTTCTGCAAGTGATCAGCTATCAAAGCATCAGTTTTATAGCAATAAGAATGCTGATGAGTTAAAATATTTTTTAACAGATTATGAGGTTTCTGTAGATTTTTTAGATTTTTAACTGATAGGTTAAATAGGTAAAAGCATACTTATGCTTGTCATCTTTTGGGTGATGCTCTTCTTTTATTAATTCCCATTTATTTTCATCAAATTCAGGAAAAAAAGCATCTGCTTCAAAATTTCCGTGGACTCTAGTGAGTTCTATACATGTTGCTTTTTCAAGACCTAAAGCATATATTTCACCTCCGCCAATAATAAATACTGCGTTGTTTAGTTGATTGCCTACAATAAGGGCTTCTTCTAAAGAATGTACCACCTTGCAATTTTCAAAGACAGTCTTGTAATTTTTGTCTCTAGTGATAATGATATGCGTTCTATTGGGTAGTGGTTTAGGAAAGCTTTCAAAGGTCTTTCTTCCCATGACTATGGGATAACCGGTAGTTAGCGCTTTAAAGCGCTTAAAGTCGTCAGGGAGATGCCAAAGCAGGTCATTATCCTTGCCCAGTGCATTGTTATCAGCTGCAGCTGCTATTAGAGTAACTGTTTTCAATCTTCTTTTTTTTTATTTATTTGAGAAATAGGGAATTCTGTTTCTATTTCTTTTTGAAGCGCTGCTATGCGTGTTTTTTGTTTTTTAACCAACTTCTCTCTCTGACTACGTTCCCAGGCTAGACCCATAAATTTTTGGGTAACAAATACATTTATAAGGTGCATTACAAATAGAAACGACCAGAACGTTATCACCCAAATAAACCAGTCATAGGCTTCGCCATATTTGAGTATTTTATTAATTAAAACTAAAAAGACACTACCTACTAAAAAAATGATGAAATGGGCATAAAGGCGCTTCTTTTGCTTAATACGTATTTGAGCATGTTCTAATAACTCATGCTGCTCTAAATTTATATCCGATTCTTTTTTAGCTTTTAAAAACATCTCAATTAGTATCTTTACTAACAAAGATAGTATAATCCTATTTTAACATATCATCATGCAAAAGATAATTAAAGAGTTTCCAATTTTAGATCAAACCATCTATGCAAATACAGCAGCCTACGGAATTATGTATGACGGCCTTTTAGATTGGCGTCAAGAACATGATTTAGATTATTTAATTGGAGGTAGTGATTTTAAACTTAAGGCGGCAAAGTTAATAACACAGGTGAGAGCCACTGTAGGGGCTTTTTTTAATTGTAAAAATGAGAATGTAGCCTTGGTTCAGAACTTTTCATTAGGAATGAATATGCTGTTAGAGGGCTTAGATGCTTCAAATAAGGTATTGTTATTAGATGATGATTACCCTTCTCTAAAATGGCCGTTTATGAGCCGTGGTTTTGATGTGCACTATGTAGCTATACTTCAAGGAAATTTAGAAGAAAACATTGTAGAAAAAATCAAATCAGAGAAAATTACCATTTTGGCAATTAGTATTGTACAATGGGTAAATGGGATTAAGATCGATTTGGATTTTCTTGCTAAACTTAAAGCGGAATTTCCAGAATTATTAATTATAGCCGATGGAACTCAGTTCTGTGGTACAGAAGATTTTGATTTTGATAATTCGGCAATAGATGTTTTAGGGGCTAGTGGTTATAAGTGGTTGCTTGCGGGCAGTGGTAACGGTTTCATGCTTTTTAAGGAAGAGATTAAGAATCGCTTTACGTTGAAAACCGCCGGTTTTAATTCTGCTAATGGTGTCGTTGATGGATTTGATACGATTAAATTTGTCAAACATTTTGAGCCAGGCCATTTAGATACCTTAAGTTTTGGTAGCTTAAAATGTTCTCTTGATTTTTTATCGGGTATTGGGATGAAGGTTATTGGTGACGCAAATGCCGCTTTGAGTGCTTATGCTTTTCAAGAGTTCTCGAAATTAGAAGTACTGGAAGCTACCGTCTTGGCAAGAGATAAGCATAGTACCATTTTTAATATTACGGGAAATCAAAAAATGTTTGATGCGCTCCTTAATAATGATATTATGTGTTCACAGCGTGGAGAGGGTATTAGACTAAGTTTTCATTTCTATAATACGATTAAAAATGTTGCTAAAGTTATAAATGTCATAAAAAAAACGAAGTAAAGACTTTGTAAATACAAAAAATTCTTACATTTAATTGAGAATTCTGATTTTTTGTAAATGTAAATTTACTAATTTGATAAATCGATGTTAACTAATTGTTTATCAATTATATATTGATTTGATTTGTACTGAATTTAAACGACAACGCTATGGCTATCACAAAACAGTATTTAAAAAGTAAGCCGGTATGTAAAGTGACTTTTACAGTGCCAGCAGAAGAAGCTTCTAAAGTTTATGTAGTAGGAGATTTCAATAATTGGAATCCTAAAAAAGGAACTTTAAGGAAATTAAAGAATGGTACTTTTAAAGGCACTATGGACTTACCTAAGGAGGCATCTTATGAATTTAGATACCTTATAGATGATACTTATGTTAATGAAGCTGAGGCAGATCGTTATCAATGGAATGAATTTGCAGGCACAGAGAATGCAGTTTTAGAGTTATAATTATCATATTAAATTTCATAAAAAAAAGCCGAAACAATTTGTTTCGGCTTTTTTGTGTTTTATTGAAGTCTAAATGTTATTGGGAGAGAGAAGGGGACCTTAACAGGTTTTCCGTCTTCTTCTCCTGGCTCCATTTGAGGTAGTTTAGCGATAATTCTTCTTGCTTCTAATTCCAATACAGGATGAGATCCTCTGGTTTTTATAGCTGTTATATTGCCTTCTTTATCTATCATAAATATAACGTTCACTCTTCCTTGTATTCCCTTTTCTTGTGCAAATTCTGGATAGCGAAAGTTCTTCATGATGTGTTTCATCATTTTTCCTTGAAAGCACTGTTTTCGCTGCTGCTCACTTTCTATTTCACATCCGGGAAATACAGGTACTTTGTCTATGATGTTAAATTCAATAACTTCTGAATTTTCATTTTTCTTGGTTTTAGGTTTTTCAAATCTAGTTTTAATATCAATAATTTTAAATAGTGTCTTTTCTTCGGGAGTAATTTTTAGCTCTAAAATAAAAGTGGTGTTACCTTTAATATTATCTTCTGTAGAAGGTGTCATTTTTGGTAATTGCGCTATGGAACCATCTAGTGGCTCTCTGATTATTTCGTCATCAGAATCATAGAAATCAACCTTGTGTATTTCACCAATAGAATCTACTTTAAAACTAAAATAAACAGATCGTCCGTTGGTATTTGTTTCTGTCTTTTCTTCTTGGTAGTCAAATGAAGCCTCAAAGTTTGTGATCAAAATTTTTCTAAAGCATTCTTCTGCAGCACTACTTGTCGTCGTGTTACAATCTTTAAAAGTTGCAAAATTGTTTTCTAGAAATGGGTTGTAATTTGTGGTTTGTGATAGCGCATTACAAGAGATAAGTACTATGGCTATGCGTATTAAAATGGTTTTCATATTAAAGCTTAAAGGTCAATACAATGAATTTTTACGAACAAAGAATGCTGTTTTAGAGTTGTAATTATCTTATTTGATTTTTTAAAAAAGCCGATACAATTTGTTTTGGCTTTTCTTATTGTAATTTAAATGAGATTGGAATTGTAAAAGCGATAGTTGTTGGTTGGCCATTTAATGTTCCAGGCCTAAATGTTGGTAGCTTAGAAATAATTGATTGAGCTTCTTCAAGTAAACTTGCAGGTCCTTTTGCTCTCATTTTTTCTACCTTACCTTCTTCATTAATTTTAAAATTCACATAAACAACACCTTGTACACCAATTTCTTGCGCTATTTCAGGGTATCTAAAGTGTTTTCGGATATGATTGACTATTTGTGATTGAAAATTTCGTTGATCAGTTTGCTGATCTGTGTATACCTGACCTTCAAATAAGGGTATTCTTGTAATTTCTCCACCTTTATAAATTTCATTTTCGGGAGTGCTAATTGATGTGAATTTATGATTTACTTCTTGGGTGAAATAAAAGTTAAATGAGTGTGAAGAAATATATTTATCTGTTTTTCTATTTTCTACTTTGAATGCAGGGATTTTTGTAATTGACTTTTTAAGTGAATCTCCAATTTTCCGTTTAATAATAGAATCATTGGCAAAAGTACTTATGTTAGCTTCAATAATTTCACCTAGCTTGTTTGTATTAAAATTTACATAAATATTCAAGGTGTCTTTATAGCTTTTGGTAGATTTTTCTATGTTATTTAATGCTAATTCCACTTTCTTTAAAAGAATAGATTCTAAGCATTGATTGGTGTCTTTAGATTTTTTACAGTTTTCATGTATTAATTGTTCTACAGGGAAAAAAGTTATTGCGGTATCTTCCTGACTATAAAGTTGTATAGTACCAGAAATGAGCGCTAATAAGTATATTAAAATGGTTTTCATATTAAAGTTTAAAGGTCAATGGAATGGAGTATAGCGTTCTAACAATTTCACCGCCATGTTGTCCGGGTTCTAGCATATTAGGGATTAACGCTGTAATTCTTTTAGCCTCATTTTCCAATAACTCGTGAGGCCCTCTAACAGTTATGTTGGTTATTTTTCCTGTTCCATCAATTATGAATCTAGAAAAAACTCTCCCTTGTATGTTATTTTTTTTAGCTTCCTCTGGGTAGATAAAATTTGCGCTAATATGGTCGAAAATTTTTTGTTGAAAACAGTCTTTTTTATCTTCAGAGGAATCATTCTCACAACCTGGGAATAGTGGTGCGATATCTAAAACAGAAAATGGAATTTCTGTCATTTCTTCAACGTCTTCAACCTCTCTAATTTCAATTTCTTCAATAATTGTTTCTTGTTGTGCTGTTGCTACATTTTGGAACGCTAGGAATAACAGCGCGAGTACATATATTTTTTTCATGGTATGGTTATATAGCAACCACGCCTTTTATGTGTGGATGCGGATTATAGTCTACTAAGGTAAAGTCTTCAAATTTAAAATCAAAAATATTCTTCACTTCTGGGTTTAAAACCATTTTAGGTAATGGTCTAGGATCTCTGCTTAACTGAAGTTCTACTTGGTCCATATGGTTGTTATAGATGTGAGCATCACCAAAAGTATG
This genomic stretch from Cellulophaga algicola DSM 14237 harbors:
- a CDS encoding energy transducer TonB; this translates as MKTILIYLLALISGTIQLYSQEDTAITFFPVEQLIHENCKKSKDTNQCLESILLKKVELALNNIEKSTKSYKDTLNIYVNFNTNKLGEIIEANISTFANDSIIKRKIGDSLKKSITKIPAFKVENRKTDKYISSHSFNFYFTQEVNHKFTSISTPENEIYKGGEITRIPLFEGQVYTDQQTDQRNFQSQIVNHIRKHFRYPEIAQEIGVQGVVYVNFKINEEGKVEKMRAKGPASLLEEAQSIISKLPTFRPGTLNGQPTTIAFTIPISFKLQ
- a CDS encoding aminotransferase class V-fold PLP-dependent enzyme, producing MQKIIKEFPILDQTIYANTAAYGIMYDGLLDWRQEHDLDYLIGGSDFKLKAAKLITQVRATVGAFFNCKNENVALVQNFSLGMNMLLEGLDASNKVLLLDDDYPSLKWPFMSRGFDVHYVAILQGNLEENIVEKIKSEKITILAISIVQWVNGIKIDLDFLAKLKAEFPELLIIADGTQFCGTEDFDFDNSAIDVLGASGYKWLLAGSGNGFMLFKEEIKNRFTLKTAGFNSANGVVDGFDTIKFVKHFEPGHLDTLSFGSLKCSLDFLSGIGMKVIGDANAALSAYAFQEFSKLEVLEATVLARDKHSTIFNITGNQKMFDALLNNDIMCSQRGEGIRLSFHFYNTIKNVAKVINVIKKTK
- a CDS encoding energy transducer TonB; protein product: MKKIYVLALLFLAFQNVATAQQETIIEEIEIREVEDVEEMTEIPFSVLDIAPLFPGCENDSSEDKKDCFQQKIFDHISANFIYPEEAKKNNIQGRVFSRFIIDGTGKITNITVRGPHELLENEAKRITALIPNMLEPGQHGGEIVRTLYSIPLTFKL
- a CDS encoding 2TM domain-containing protein, encoding MFLKAKKESDINLEQHELLEHAQIRIKQKKRLYAHFIIFLVGSVFLVLINKILKYGEAYDWFIWVITFWSFLFVMHLINVFVTQKFMGLAWERSQREKLVKKQKTRIAALQKEIETEFPISQINKKKED
- a CDS encoding energy transducer TonB, with the translated sequence MKTILIRIAIVLISCNALSQTTNYNPFLENNFATFKDCNTTTSSAAEECFRKILITNFEASFDYQEEKTETNTNGRSVYFSFKVDSIGEIHKVDFYDSDDEIIREPLDGSIAQLPKMTPSTEDNIKGNTTFILELKITPEEKTLFKIIDIKTRFEKPKTKKNENSEVIEFNIIDKVPVFPGCEIESEQQRKQCFQGKMMKHIMKNFRYPEFAQEKGIQGRVNVIFMIDKEGNITAIKTRGSHPVLELEARRIIAKLPQMEPGEEDGKPVKVPFSLPITFRLQ
- a CDS encoding OmpH family outer membrane protein, with translation MKHLKGIVVAVVLFVGATSFVNAQNKMAHINVTELMSAMPEMKSAEAELKKLEQTYGADIQSSMTSLQGKFKQYESEAPSKSDEENQKRTVELQEAQKNIQSAQQKASQELQTKQVALLGPISDKAKAAIEKVAAAQGVNYVLDSSQGSGVIVAKGTDLLPLVKKELGF
- a CDS encoding isoamylase early set domain-containing protein, which encodes MAITKQYLKSKPVCKVTFTVPAEEASKVYVVGDFNNWNPKKGTLRKLKNGTFKGTMDLPKEASYEFRYLIDDTYVNEAEADRYQWNEFAGTENAVLEL
- the murI gene encoding glutamate racemase, translated to MNLQPIGIFDSGVGGTSIWKEIHKLLPNEDTIYLADSKNAPYGEKSADEILNLSIKNTEFLLNLGCKIIVIACNTATTNAIAYLRKTYDIPFIGIEPAIKPAALNSKSKTIGVLATKGTLTSALFNTTSKNYSEGITVIDQDGEGLVPLIESGKVNGVEVRNLLLKYLNPMIHQGIDYLVLGCTHYPYLIPVIQEIVSDKVTIIDSGEAVAKHTKSILEKFKLSASDQLSKHQFYSNKNADELKYFLTDYEVSVDFLDF
- a CDS encoding OmpH family outer membrane protein produces the protein MKTKVLLVISAILWSINGFSQTRGVRIAYIDMEYILENVEEYREANEQLDSKVQKWKLEIEQEKSAVDQMKKDLMAEKVLLTAELIEEREEEISLLEKEMFDYQQDRFGPGGDLFLSKQRLIQPIQDQVFTEVQKIGQSKNYDMIFDKSADVVMLYAEKRLDISDLVLKAISRTRKVSAAREKINQRDLEPVEREMTDAYKERLEQSKDAEETREKLATDKREEQLKLREDRKKAYEARRKKLLEEREAKKKATQEEEKENN
- a CDS encoding dihydrofolate reductase is translated as MKTVTLIAAAADNNALGKDNDLLWHLPDDFKRFKALTTGYPIVMGRKTFESFPKPLPNRTHIIITRDKNYKTVFENCKVVHSLEEALIVGNQLNNAVFIIGGGEIYALGLEKATCIELTRVHGNFEADAFFPEFDENKWELIKEEHHPKDDKHKYAFTYLTYQLKI